In Streptococcus respiraculi, one DNA window encodes the following:
- a CDS encoding iron-containing alcohol dehydrogenase, with protein sequence MKRLYLPQEIIYGQDAVGSACDSIAGYGNRYLIITDETMLQLGLVNKLTQTLEGEWTIFSGVTSEPTDEIVNQVLAILQAQEQPIEAIIALGGGSCIDTAKAASVMYRNGYSTISALASAKEFAVSPLPVIAIPTTAGTGSEATDVTVITDTQQQIKYMMKDKSFLPKVAIIDPLMTQSSPPSITAATGLDALCHAIESYISRKAHTLTKELSLSAVKAIMHHIVTAYQDGNHLVAREEMALAALKAGIAFSNASVTLIHGMSRPIGALFHIPHGFSNAILMHEVLDYSKPAIIKPLAELTEYVYPEFSGTDEEKATYFLQQLEDICQTLSIRTYHDFGVNKEQFVASLDKMCDDAFASGSPDNNPVVPTKEEMKQIYLRSWK encoded by the coding sequence ATGAAACGACTATATTTACCGCAAGAGATAATTTATGGGCAAGATGCGGTAGGAAGTGCCTGTGATAGCATTGCAGGCTATGGCAACCGCTACTTGATTATTACAGACGAAACCATGTTGCAGTTAGGCTTAGTAAATAAGTTGACGCAGACATTGGAAGGGGAATGGACAATCTTCTCAGGAGTGACTAGCGAACCGACTGATGAAATTGTTAATCAAGTATTAGCCATCTTACAGGCTCAAGAACAGCCAATTGAAGCAATTATAGCGTTAGGGGGAGGAAGTTGCATTGATACGGCTAAGGCTGCTTCTGTCATGTACCGAAATGGCTATTCGACAATTTCGGCTCTAGCAAGTGCTAAGGAGTTTGCTGTGTCGCCGTTACCAGTTATTGCGATTCCTACGACAGCTGGAACAGGCTCAGAAGCAACGGACGTTACGGTCATTACAGATACACAACAGCAGATCAAGTATATGATGAAAGATAAGAGCTTTTTACCAAAAGTGGCGATTATCGATCCATTGATGACCCAATCTAGTCCACCATCTATTACAGCTGCGACAGGTCTCGATGCATTATGCCATGCGATTGAAAGTTATATTTCAAGAAAGGCGCATACCTTGACCAAGGAATTATCCTTATCAGCTGTAAAGGCAATTATGCACCATATTGTAACAGCCTACCAAGATGGAAATCATTTGGTGGCAAGAGAAGAAATGGCTTTGGCCGCTTTGAAAGCAGGAATCGCTTTTTCAAACGCCTCTGTGACGTTGATTCATGGGATGTCGCGTCCAATTGGAGCGCTCTTCCATATTCCACATGGTTTTTCAAATGCCATTCTAATGCATGAAGTGTTAGACTACTCTAAACCTGCAATTATCAAGCCATTAGCTGAACTGACCGAGTATGTTTACCCTGAGTTTAGTGGTACAGATGAAGAGAAAGCAACCTATTTCTTACAACAATTAGAAGACATTTGCCAGACTCTATCTATTCGTACCTATCATGATTTTGGAGTGAATAAAGAGCAATTTGTAGCCTCCCTTGACAAAATGTGTGATGATGCTTTTGCTAGTGGTAGTCCAGACAATAATCCAGTTGTACCAACGAAGGAAGAGATGAAACAAATCTATCTACGTAGTTGGAAGTAA
- a CDS encoding endonuclease/exonuclease/phosphatase family protein → MITVATYNIKNAQPVEKIEHNWTHRKKELLQLICSRKWDIIGLQEVTEEQWQDFARLEEFERLGTVRDTEEYGEYNPILFRKTKYRCLESETFWLSPTPQKMSKADCWKAACFRIATWAVLQDKETGKEILVINTHFDHMSRLAREESAKQVLDFVQSQSYQEVILMGDLNAESDEPFYPILCQFFTDVSVAVGQCMGPKGSFIDEDFPEEIEGKKLEKIDYIFVAGTFAIQTVEVVAEKRGNFYPSDHLPIECQLLHA, encoded by the coding sequence ATGATTACAGTAGCGACGTATAATATAAAAAATGCCCAACCAGTAGAAAAAATAGAGCACAATTGGACGCACCGTAAAAAAGAATTATTGCAGTTGATTTGCTCCAGAAAGTGGGATATTATAGGATTGCAGGAGGTGACAGAGGAGCAGTGGCAGGATTTTGCAAGACTAGAAGAGTTTGAGCGACTAGGAACGGTTCGTGATACGGAAGAATATGGAGAATACAATCCAATTTTATTTCGTAAAACTAAATACCGGTGTCTAGAGAGCGAGACCTTTTGGCTATCGCCTACTCCTCAAAAAATGTCAAAAGCTGATTGCTGGAAGGCAGCTTGCTTTCGCATTGCGACCTGGGCAGTATTACAGGACAAGGAAACAGGAAAAGAAATACTAGTGATCAATACGCACTTTGATCACATGAGTCGGCTTGCGAGAGAAGAATCTGCCAAACAAGTACTAGACTTTGTCCAATCTCAATCCTATCAAGAGGTGATCTTGATGGGGGATTTAAATGCAGAGTCAGATGAACCATTTTATCCAATTTTGTGCCAATTTTTTACAGATGTTAGCGTGGCTGTTGGACAATGTATGGGGCCTAAGGGTAGTTTTATCGATGAGGATTTTCCAGAAGAAATTGAGGGGAAAAAACTCGAAAAAATTGACTATATATTTGTCGCTGGGACATTTGCTATCCAAACAGTCGAGGTTGTAGCAGAGAAACGAGGCAATTTTTACCCATCTGATCATCTTCCGATAGAATGCCAATTACTGCATGCATAG
- the rsgA gene encoding ribosome small subunit-dependent GTPase A, with protein MQGIIMKALAGFYYVESDGQIYQTRARGNFRKKGQTPYVGDIVDFSAEEQSEGYILKIYERKNSLVRPPIVNIDQAVVIMSAKEPDFNANLLDRFLVLLEQKDMTPIIYISKMDLLENQDELEVYRAIYEKIGYPFVYSVEELTPFLKDKVTVFMGQTGVGKSTLLNKIAPELQLETGAISDSLGRGRHTTRAVSFYNVYGGKIADTPGFSSLDYEVKEAEALNDCFPEIAKESRSCKFRTCTHTHEPDCAVKPAVEKQMISKSRYDNYLQFLSEIQNVRETYKKVSKKIK; from the coding sequence TTGCAAGGTATTATTATGAAAGCCCTTGCTGGATTTTACTACGTAGAGTCTGACGGGCAGATTTATCAGACACGAGCACGTGGGAATTTTCGGAAAAAAGGGCAGACACCCTACGTAGGAGACATTGTTGACTTTTCAGCAGAGGAGCAGTCAGAGGGATATATTTTAAAGATTTATGAGCGTAAAAATAGCTTGGTACGGCCACCAATTGTCAATATTGACCAGGCAGTTGTTATCATGTCAGCCAAGGAACCTGATTTCAACGCTAATCTCTTGGATCGTTTCTTAGTTTTGCTAGAGCAGAAAGATATGACACCAATCATCTACATCTCAAAGATGGATTTGCTGGAAAATCAGGATGAATTAGAGGTTTACCGTGCGATTTATGAAAAGATTGGCTACCCCTTTGTCTACAGTGTGGAGGAATTAACTCCTTTCTTGAAAGACAAGGTAACGGTCTTTATGGGGCAGACAGGGGTTGGAAAGTCGACTCTGCTCAATAAAATCGCTCCAGAATTACAATTAGAGACAGGAGCTATCTCAGACAGCCTCGGTCGGGGACGCCATACGACACGAGCTGTCAGCTTCTATAACGTTTATGGTGGAAAAATTGCTGATACCCCGGGATTTTCTTCGCTAGATTACGAAGTAAAAGAGGCAGAGGCACTTAATGATTGTTTTCCAGAAATTGCAAAAGAAAGTCGATCTTGTAAATTTCGGACCTGCACCCATACGCATGAGCCAGATTGTGCTGTCAAGCCTGCCGTGGAAAAGCAGATGATTTCCAAAAGTCGCTACGATAATTACCTGCAATTTTTATCGGAAATTCAAAATGTACGAGAAACCTATAAAAAAGTCAGTAAAAAAATAAAATAG
- the rpe gene encoding ribulose-phosphate 3-epimerase has translation MSHYKIAPSILAADYANFEAELKRLEATGVEYVHIDIMDGHFVPNITFGADVVAAMRPHSKLVFDCHLMVSNPEQHIENFARAGADIVTIHAEATQHLHGALQKIRAAGVKVGVVINPGTPLVVIEPVLSMVDQVLLMTVNPGFGGQAYIPEVAEKIAALAQLRDEKGLSFDIEVDGGIDNKTIVSAKEAGANVFVAGSYLFKGDLQTNVNTLKAALHD, from the coding sequence ATGTCACACTATAAAATCGCCCCTTCTATTCTTGCGGCAGATTATGCGAACTTTGAAGCAGAGTTAAAACGCCTTGAAGCAACAGGGGTGGAATATGTCCACATTGATATTATGGATGGACATTTTGTGCCGAATATTACATTTGGTGCAGATGTAGTAGCGGCTATGCGACCACATAGCAAGCTAGTTTTTGATTGCCATTTAATGGTGTCAAACCCTGAGCAACATATTGAAAATTTTGCGCGAGCAGGAGCTGATATTGTGACCATTCATGCAGAAGCTACCCAGCATCTTCATGGTGCCTTGCAAAAAATCCGTGCAGCAGGCGTGAAAGTAGGAGTTGTCATTAATCCTGGGACTCCGCTGGTTGTGATTGAGCCTGTTTTAAGTATGGTTGATCAGGTGTTGTTGATGACGGTCAATCCAGGGTTTGGTGGTCAGGCTTATATCCCAGAAGTAGCAGAAAAAATTGCTGCCTTGGCTCAACTTCGTGATGAAAAAGGTTTATCTTTTGATATTGAAGTAGACGGCGGAATTGACAACAAGACGATTGTATCTGCGAAGGAAGCAGGAGCAAATGTCTTTGTGGCAGGCTCATACTTGTTTAAGGGTGACTTGCAGACCAATGTCAATACATTGAAAGCGGCTCTGCATGACTAG
- a CDS encoding thiamine diphosphokinase has product MTRIAVVAGGDKGKIPSCYDLFVGVDRGSLYLLEHGLPLDVAVGDFDSVSLDERERICQAAAIFIEAPAEKDDTDLELALKEVFVRYPKAQATVFGAFGGRLDHMMSNLFLASEPDLAPYMRQIELVDDMNIVRFYPAGQYTIAPIEGMTYVSFMPSDDSRLTITDAKYPLDENNYFVKKCYSSNEFIGKEIEFTIDKGYVVLIYSRDRR; this is encoded by the coding sequence ATGACTAGGATTGCTGTGGTTGCAGGTGGTGACAAGGGCAAAATCCCCTCTTGCTACGACCTTTTTGTAGGAGTGGACAGAGGTTCTTTGTATCTCTTGGAACACGGTTTACCACTTGATGTGGCAGTTGGTGATTTTGACTCTGTATCGCTGGACGAACGGGAGCGGATTTGCCAAGCGGCGGCTATTTTCATAGAGGCACCAGCTGAAAAAGACGATACGGATTTGGAGTTGGCGCTAAAAGAAGTCTTTGTCCGTTATCCGAAGGCGCAGGCGACGGTGTTTGGTGCTTTTGGTGGGCGCTTGGATCACATGATGAGTAATCTTTTTCTGGCCAGTGAGCCCGATTTAGCACCTTATATGCGGCAGATTGAGCTGGTAGATGACATGAATATTGTGCGCTTTTATCCAGCAGGACAGTACACAATTGCTCCGATTGAGGGAATGACCTACGTGTCCTTTATGCCATCAGATGACAGTCGTTTGACGATTACTGATGCCAAGTATCCTTTAGATGAGAACAATTATTTTGTCAAAAAATGTTATAGCAGTAACGAATTTATCGGAAAAGAAATCGAATTTACAATAGATAAGGGCTATGTTGTTCTTATCTACAGTCGTGATAGGAGGTAG
- a CDS encoding DNA recombination protein RmuC: protein MAYILAFIAIVISVITLFRLEQHVKRLSTQAEDVADHLSDQLTYLFDQKNQQTFAQQQALHQDMTELRRELYQQMTALRQEMHQLLSQNRDVADQRLQAIQDSNEKRLEEMRQTVEEKLEQTLQTRLQASFETVSKQLESVNRGLGEMQTVARDVGALNKILSNTKTRGIMGELQLGQIIEDILTPSQYEREFATVVGSNERVEYAVKLPGQTKDESVYLPIDSKFPLADYYRLEEAYEVGDKEQIELHRKHLLASVKRFAKDIKEKYLYPPATTNFGILFLPTEGLYSEVVRNPIFFDELRRTEHIVVAGPSTLSALLNSLSVGFKTLNIQRSADDISKVLGNVKSEFSKFGTVLMKAQRHLQHASGNLDDLLTRRTNAIERTLRYIELPDGDAGFDLLNFQEEEDEN from the coding sequence ATGGCGTATATCCTAGCCTTTATAGCAATAGTCATCTCGGTCATTACCCTGTTTCGTTTAGAGCAGCATGTGAAGCGCTTATCTACACAAGCAGAAGATGTTGCCGATCATTTGTCCGACCAGCTGACCTATCTCTTTGATCAGAAAAATCAACAAACCTTTGCCCAGCAGCAAGCCTTGCATCAGGATATGACGGAGTTACGCCGGGAGCTGTATCAGCAAATGACCGCTTTGCGACAGGAAATGCACCAACTTCTCTCTCAGAATCGTGATGTGGCAGATCAGCGTTTGCAAGCCATTCAAGATTCTAATGAAAAACGGCTGGAGGAAATGCGTCAGACAGTCGAAGAAAAGCTGGAGCAGACCTTGCAGACGCGCTTACAGGCCTCTTTTGAAACCGTATCTAAGCAGCTGGAATCTGTCAACCGTGGTCTTGGAGAAATGCAGACGGTGGCGCGTGATGTCGGCGCTCTTAATAAAATTCTTTCGAATACGAAAACGCGCGGTATCATGGGAGAATTGCAGTTGGGGCAAATTATCGAAGATATTTTGACACCGTCTCAGTACGAGCGGGAATTTGCAACAGTTGTAGGATCAAATGAACGGGTCGAATACGCCGTGAAATTACCAGGTCAGACTAAGGATGAGTCTGTCTACCTTCCGATTGACTCCAAGTTTCCCCTCGCAGATTATTACCGCCTAGAAGAAGCCTATGAAGTAGGGGACAAGGAGCAGATTGAGTTGCACCGCAAGCATCTCCTCGCCTCAGTTAAACGTTTTGCTAAGGATATAAAAGAAAAGTATCTCTATCCACCAGCAACGACCAACTTTGGTATTCTCTTTTTACCGACGGAAGGCTTGTATTCTGAAGTGGTGCGCAATCCGATTTTCTTTGATGAATTACGGCGGACAGAGCATATCGTAGTGGCAGGCCCGTCGACCTTGTCGGCTCTCTTGAATTCCTTATCTGTCGGCTTTAAGACCTTAAATATCCAACGTTCAGCTGATGATATTAGTAAAGTCCTTGGTAATGTCAAGTCAGAATTTAGCAAGTTTGGTACGGTCTTGATGAAAGCCCAGCGCCATTTACAGCACGCGTCAGGCAACCTAGACGATCTCTTGACACGGCGGACCAATGCGATTGAGAGGACTTTGCGCTATATTGAATTGCCAGATGGAGATGCAGGATTTGACCTATTGAATTTCCAGGAGGAAGAAGATGAAAATTAA
- a CDS encoding 3'-5' exoribonuclease YhaM family protein has translation MKINQMKKDELFEGFYLIKSADVRQTRAGKDYLALTFQDDTGEIEGKIWDAQPGKIKDFKAGVVVHMQGRREVYNNTPQVNQIILRLPKPGEPMNPADFKEKPPVDVEDTRKYLSQMIFKIENAVWQRIVRALYGKYEQEFYSYPAAKTNHHAFYSGLSFHTATMVRLADKIGDIYPQLNKSLLFAGIMLHDLAKVIELSGPENTNYTVRGNLIGHISLIDEEITKVLIELGIDDSREEVTVLRHVILSHHGLLEYGSPVRPQIMEAEILHMIDNIDAEMMMMLTALDKVGPGEMTSRIFAMDNRAFYKPDID, from the coding sequence ATGAAAATTAACCAAATGAAAAAAGATGAGCTCTTTGAAGGCTTTTATCTGATAAAAAGCGCCGATGTGCGGCAAACGAGGGCTGGAAAAGATTATCTCGCTTTGACCTTCCAAGATGATACAGGAGAAATCGAAGGAAAAATCTGGGATGCTCAGCCAGGCAAGATTAAGGATTTTAAGGCAGGTGTTGTCGTCCACATGCAAGGACGCAGAGAAGTCTATAACAATACACCTCAGGTCAATCAAATCATTCTCCGACTGCCAAAACCGGGTGAGCCAATGAATCCTGCTGATTTCAAGGAAAAACCACCTGTTGATGTGGAAGACACACGCAAGTACCTCAGTCAGATGATTTTTAAAATCGAAAATGCTGTTTGGCAGCGAATTGTGCGAGCCTTATATGGCAAGTATGAGCAGGAATTTTACTCCTATCCTGCTGCCAAGACCAACCACCATGCTTTCTACTCAGGTCTGTCTTTTCATACAGCGACTATGGTACGCTTGGCAGATAAGATTGGCGATATCTATCCACAGCTCAATAAAAGCCTGCTCTTTGCGGGGATTATGCTACATGATTTGGCTAAGGTCATTGAATTATCAGGCCCTGAAAATACTAACTACACTGTAAGAGGCAATCTCATTGGACATATTTCCTTGATTGATGAGGAAATTACCAAGGTCTTGATTGAGTTAGGAATCGATGATAGTAGGGAAGAAGTAACGGTTCTTCGCCATGTTATTCTCAGTCACCACGGCTTACTCGAATACGGTAGCCCCGTTCGGCCGCAGATTATGGAAGCAGAAATTCTCCACATGATTGACAATATTGATGCAGAGATGATGATGATGCTCACTGCCCTTGATAAGGTAGGCCCAGGGGAAATGACCAGTCGAATCTTTGCGATGGATAATCGTGCTTTCTATAAGCCAGATATCGACTAA
- the purR gene encoding pur operon repressor has protein sequence MKLRRSERMVVISHYLINHPYELTSLNMFAEKYSSAKSSISEDIAIIKKAFEESAIGQIETITGASGGVIFTPSISDEESLTIAEELRSQMAESSRILPGGYIYSSDLLSTPHILKNVGRIIANSFKDEQIDAVMTVATKGVPLANAVANVLNVPFVIVRRDLKITEGSTVSVNYVSGSSDRIEKMFLSKRSLKAGSRVLIVDDFLKNGGTINGMISLLSEFDSSLAGVAVFAENQKGARNVANYKSLLAVTNIDVKENKVDVELGNIFK, from the coding sequence ATGAAATTAAGAAGAAGTGAACGCATGGTGGTCATCTCTCATTATCTCATCAACCACCCGTATGAATTGACGAGTTTAAATATGTTTGCAGAGAAGTATAGTTCTGCCAAATCATCGATTTCAGAAGATATTGCCATCATTAAAAAAGCCTTTGAAGAAAGCGCCATTGGTCAGATTGAAACTATTACAGGAGCAAGCGGGGGTGTGATTTTTACTCCATCGATTTCAGATGAAGAATCCCTTACGATTGCAGAAGAATTGCGCAGTCAAATGGCAGAAAGCAGTCGTATCTTGCCAGGTGGCTATATTTATTCTTCAGACCTGCTTTCAACACCTCATATCTTGAAAAATGTCGGACGTATCATTGCCAACAGCTTTAAGGATGAGCAGATCGATGCGGTCATGACGGTCGCAACCAAGGGGGTACCTTTAGCCAATGCGGTTGCCAATGTCTTAAATGTCCCTTTTGTCATTGTGCGCCGTGATTTGAAAATTACGGAAGGTTCAACCGTTTCGGTCAACTACGTGTCTGGCTCAAGCGACCGTATTGAAAAAATGTTCCTCTCAAAACGCAGTTTAAAGGCAGGTAGCCGTGTGCTGATTGTCGATGATTTCTTGAAAAATGGTGGAACGATTAACGGGATGATTAGCCTCTTATCAGAATTTGACAGTAGCCTAGCTGGTGTGGCAGTCTTTGCGGAAAACCAAAAAGGTGCGCGTAACGTCGCCAACTACAAATCACTTCTTGCTGTTACCAACATTGACGTCAAAGAAAACAAGGTTGATGTAGAATTGGGAAATATTTTCAAGTAA
- the treC gene encoding alpha,alpha-phosphotrehalase, producing MAIDKRKVVYQIYPKSYKDTTGNGIGDLQGIIQKLPYLKELGIDMIWLNPFYPSPQRDNGYDISDYTAVNPDFGTMADFEEMIATGQKLGIDFMLDMVLNHCSTDHEWFQKALAGDQYYQDFFILRDEPTDWVSKFGGNAWAPFGDTGKYYLHLFDVTQADLNWRNPHVRKELFKVVNFWKDKGVKGFRFDVINLIGKDEVLEDCPINDGKPAYTDRPITHDYLKMMNNATFGTEDGFMTVGEMSATTIENCILYTAPDREELAMAFNFHHLKVDYKDGQKWSIMDFDFKELKRLFHTWGEGMSEGNGWNALFYNNHDQPRALNRFVDVKNFRNEGATMLAASIHLSRGTPYIYMGEEIGMIDPDYDSMTDYIDVESLNAYQIMLEDGKTPEEAFAIIQAKSRDNSRTPMQWDSSSNAGFTTGIPWLKAGKSYPEINVETEKEGPIFTFYQKLIRLRKEMPIIAEGDYRAAYTDSDSVYAFERHLEEQKLLVLNNFFAKEVELELPAGYENGRVLISNYTDTTIDKTITLKPYQTLGVIQDTRA from the coding sequence ATGGCAATCGATAAACGCAAGGTCGTCTATCAAATCTATCCAAAATCTTACAAAGATACGACTGGAAATGGTATCGGAGACTTGCAAGGGATTATCCAAAAACTGCCCTATCTAAAAGAATTGGGCATCGATATGATTTGGCTCAACCCTTTCTACCCTAGCCCACAACGTGATAATGGCTACGATATTTCAGACTATACAGCCGTCAATCCAGACTTTGGGACAATGGCGGATTTTGAAGAAATGATTGCGACAGGGCAAAAATTGGGTATCGATTTTATGCTTGATATGGTGCTCAACCACTGCTCAACTGACCACGAATGGTTCCAAAAAGCTCTTGCTGGTGACCAATATTACCAAGATTTCTTTATCTTACGCGATGAGCCAACCGACTGGGTGTCAAAATTTGGTGGCAACGCCTGGGCACCCTTTGGCGATACTGGCAAATACTATCTCCACCTCTTTGATGTGACCCAAGCGGATCTCAACTGGCGCAACCCGCATGTCCGCAAGGAGCTGTTCAAAGTTGTCAATTTCTGGAAAGACAAAGGAGTCAAGGGGTTCCGCTTTGACGTGATTAACTTGATTGGAAAAGACGAAGTACTAGAAGATTGCCCAATCAATGATGGCAAACCTGCTTATACCGACCGCCCAATTACGCATGACTACCTCAAGATGATGAACAATGCAACATTTGGAACTGAGGATGGCTTTATGACTGTTGGAGAAATGTCTGCCACCACCATTGAAAACTGTATTCTTTATACAGCACCTGACCGTGAAGAATTGGCCATGGCCTTTAATTTCCACCATCTCAAGGTCGACTATAAGGACGGACAAAAATGGTCTATTATGGATTTTGATTTTAAAGAATTAAAACGCCTGTTCCACACTTGGGGAGAAGGGATGAGTGAGGGAAATGGCTGGAACGCACTCTTTTATAACAACCATGACCAGCCACGCGCCCTCAATCGCTTTGTCGATGTCAAAAATTTCCGTAACGAAGGAGCAACCATGCTAGCCGCTTCTATCCACCTCTCACGTGGAACGCCTTACATTTACATGGGCGAAGAAATCGGTATGATTGACCCAGACTATGATTCCATGACAGATTATATCGACGTGGAAAGCCTTAACGCTTATCAAATCATGCTAGAAGATGGTAAGACCCCTGAAGAAGCCTTTGCTATTATCCAAGCAAAATCACGGGACAATTCCCGCACACCGATGCAATGGGATAGTAGTAGCAATGCAGGCTTTACGACCGGCATCCCTTGGCTCAAGGCAGGAAAATCCTACCCAGAAATCAATGTTGAGACTGAAAAAGAAGGTCCAATCTTTACCTTCTATCAAAAGCTGATTCGCCTGCGCAAAGAAATGCCAATCATTGCTGAAGGTGACTACCGCGCAGCTTACACGGACAGCGACAGCGTCTACGCCTTTGAACGCCACTTAGAAGAACAAAAACTCCTCGTCCTCAACAACTTCTTTGCCAAAGAAGTTGAACTGGAATTGCCGGCAGGCTATGAAAATGGTCGAGTCCTTATCAGCAACTACACAGATACCACAATTGACAAAACCATCACCCTTAAACCTTATCAGACACTGGGGGTTATACAAGATACAAGGGCGTAA
- the treP gene encoding PTS system trehalose-specific EIIBC component, with translation MGKFEQDAKTLLDAVGGKENVTAVTHCATRMRFVLGDPKKADVKTIENIPAVKGTFTNAGQFQVIIGNDVPIFYNDFTAVSGIEGVSKEAAKSAAKSNQNPIQRVMTMLAEIFTPIIPALVVGGLILGFRNVLEGVQMEWLGQKIIDGVKQVNEQGEPIYNTIVDVSQFWSGVNHFLWLPGEAIFHFLPVGITWSVTRKMGTTQILGIVLGICLVSPQLLNAYAVPGTSAAEIAENWSWNFGFATIARIGYQAQVIPALLAGLSLAYLEKFWRKVTPEVVSMILVPFLSLVPALILAHTVLGPIGWAIGKGLSAVVFAGLTGPLKWLFGLIFGALYAPFVITGLHHMTNAIDTQLMADTATHTTGLWPMIALSNIAQGSAVFAYFFMKRHNEREAQVALPATISAYLGVTEPALFGVNVKYIYPFVAGMIGSSLAGLACVMLNVQANAIGVGGLPAILSINSKYFGAFLLTMAIAIVVPFILTFVFAKTGLFAKKEEVVEEIVTVTETTETKAPAEIISPLTGQVKDLSTATDPVFASGVMGQGVLIDPSEGELIAPIDGVVSVLFPTKHAIGITGTDGVEMLMHIGMDTVTLEGKGFEAHVQQGDRIQAGDKLISFDITVIKEAGLVAETPVIITNHTDFPAEIIGDLPRQVMRGQAILKA, from the coding sequence ATGGGAAAATTTGAACAAGACGCTAAGACCCTACTGGATGCGGTCGGCGGTAAGGAAAACGTGACTGCTGTCACCCACTGTGCTACACGTATGCGTTTTGTATTGGGAGATCCGAAAAAAGCAGATGTCAAAACAATCGAAAACATTCCTGCTGTTAAGGGAACTTTCACCAACGCAGGTCAATTCCAAGTCATCATCGGAAACGATGTACCAATCTTCTACAATGACTTTACTGCCGTTTCAGGTATCGAAGGTGTTTCAAAAGAAGCTGCTAAATCTGCTGCAAAAAGCAACCAAAATCCTATCCAACGTGTCATGACCATGTTGGCAGAAATCTTCACTCCAATCATTCCAGCCTTGGTTGTTGGGGGATTGATCCTCGGTTTCCGTAATGTCCTTGAAGGCGTTCAAATGGAGTGGCTCGGTCAAAAAATCATTGATGGTGTCAAACAAGTCAATGAACAAGGTGAGCCAATCTACAATACGATTGTGGATGTTTCTCAATTCTGGAGCGGGGTCAACCACTTCTTGTGGCTACCAGGTGAAGCGATTTTCCACTTCTTACCAGTCGGAATCACTTGGTCTGTCACCCGTAAAATGGGAACCACTCAAATCCTTGGTATCGTTCTTGGTATCTGTTTGGTGTCTCCACAATTGCTCAATGCCTATGCTGTACCAGGTACATCCGCAGCAGAAATCGCTGAAAACTGGTCTTGGAACTTCGGCTTTGCAACGATTGCTCGTATTGGTTACCAAGCGCAAGTTATCCCAGCCCTTCTTGCCGGCTTGTCACTTGCCTACCTTGAAAAATTCTGGCGCAAGGTCACTCCCGAAGTGGTCTCTATGATTTTAGTGCCATTCCTCTCACTGGTTCCAGCTCTTATCCTTGCACACACGGTCCTTGGTCCTATCGGTTGGGCAATCGGTAAAGGTCTTTCAGCTGTTGTCTTTGCTGGTTTGACTGGTCCACTTAAATGGCTCTTTGGTCTTATCTTTGGTGCCCTTTATGCGCCGTTCGTTATCACTGGTCTTCACCACATGACCAATGCCATTGATACGCAACTCATGGCAGATACTGCCACTCATACAACTGGTCTGTGGCCAATGATTGCTCTGTCAAATATCGCACAGGGTTCTGCTGTATTTGCCTATTTCTTTATGAAACGCCACAATGAGCGTGAGGCACAAGTTGCACTCCCTGCTACCATTTCTGCCTACCTCGGTGTAACAGAGCCTGCCCTCTTTGGGGTAAATGTGAAATACATCTATCCATTTGTTGCAGGAATGATTGGATCATCTCTTGCAGGTTTAGCCTGTGTTATGTTGAATGTCCAAGCCAATGCAATCGGTGTTGGTGGCTTACCAGCTATCCTTTCCATCAACTCGAAATATTTCGGTGCGTTCTTATTAACCATGGCAATTGCGATTGTCGTTCCGTTTATCTTGACATTTGTGTTTGCGAAAACTGGCCTCTTTGCCAAAAAAGAAGAAGTCGTTGAAGAAATTGTAACGGTTACTGAAACAACTGAAACAAAAGCTCCTGCTGAAATCATTAGCCCCTTGACTGGTCAAGTAAAAGACTTGTCAACTGCAACAGACCCTGTCTTTGCTTCTGGTGTAATGGGGCAAGGAGTCTTGATTGACCCGAGCGAGGGCGAATTGATTGCTCCAATTGACGGTGTCGTATCTGTCCTCTTCCCAACCAAACATGCAATTGGTATCACTGGTACAGACGGTGTTGAAATGTTGATGCACATCGGTATGGATACTGTCACCCTTGAAGGAAAAGGTTTTGAGGCCCATGTTCAACAAGGTGACCGTATCCAGGCAGGAGATAAGTTGATCAGCTTTGATATTACTGTCATCAAAGAAGCAGGTCTTGTCGCTGAGACACCTGTTATCATTACCAACCATACTGATTTCCCAGCAGAAATCATCGGAGACTTGCCACGTCAAGTAATGCGCGGACAAGCAATCCTCAAAGCCTAA